The following is a genomic window from Cryptococcus neoformans var. grubii H99 chromosome 12, complete sequence.
CAAACCAACTCGTCGTAAGTTGGACGCTTCATAATTCGATCATCTTGGGACTCACTTTATTATGCAGCTTTTCTTTTCACTTGTTTGGCGAATGTCTTCTACTTGTCTTGGCACCCTTGGTTGGTCCTATGTCGCAGAAACTGGCTCAGGCCGTCTTCGAGCGATTACGGCAGGTGTATCGGCTGCTGGAGGGGTTGCGATTGGAACATTATTCAGTACTACGGTCCCGTACATGGTATGTTTTATCCAGTTCTTTACTCACACTCTCGCTAGTCGTGTTTTAACTATTTATTTTTAATAGCTCAACGCCAACTACGCCAACTGGGGTCTGAAgacttgcttcttcttcgccggTGTATCTGCACCAATGTGTGTTGCCGCGTTCTTCATCATGCCCGATACAAGTAAACGTACGCCCGCGGAACTGGATGAGATGTTTCAGAGGAAGATCAAACCATGGAGGTGAGCGTATCTCCATTTATCAATTTACTTTCACACTCGATGTCAACGCAGGCAATGCTGATATGCGTTGTATAGGTTCCGAAGCTACGTCTCTGATGCGCAGAAGGCCTTGCAagcggagaaggagcgAACAGGCGAGACGGACGCTGTTACGTTGCAGAACGCTACCAACAGAAGGTAGCGTTGTGAGGCTACGATATTGACGGCGTCTACGTCTCTTTCATTTCTTGGTAAAACAGTATTACAGCTTGTTCGTTTGTTATGTCTCCTTTGATAAGGTGTGTTAAGGTTGATACGTTTTCTTGTTTAATAAGGCGCTTTGGGTACAAGAAAAAGAGTAATCGAGTGATGTGATATCCATGCTCAATGTTATAAGGCGCATTTGATAACTAATCTATGAAGAAGTCTTGTGAAGATACAACTATAACACCGAAAGAAGCCCATCGTACACTACCCTCAAAGGAAGACCATGAGACCTGAACACGTCCCTACGTATCCTAATCTAATCTAATCTCTAATCTCTTCAAAACTCCTACCATCTGTACCCTGTGCACTCCCTAGACCATCCAAGCTGTCTAACTGTCATCTAAATCAATGCTGATTTGACCTCGGCATCGGCTTCAACGTCCTTCTCGTTGTTCTTGAGAGGAGTTTGGTAGATACCATACGCCGCGCCATAGTCTTCTTCGGGATTGAGGAGGTCATGGATGGGCGCATCGACGTGAGATTCTGTCGCGGGGAAAACGTAATTCAAAACAAGATAGACTGTGAGGGCAACTAGAGAAGTCAAAGTGGAGTCAGTTACAATCCTCCTAGcaataaagaaaaaaaaaacacaggacacaaaaaaaaagacacGAACTTGTGTTACCGACAATGTTGGAGACCATGTAAACATATTTGATGTTCCCGATATCAATGCTTGCGTTAATCGCATTAACCATACCAGGCAAGTTGGGTGCCACAGCAGCGGACAATGCGATATACGCTCTCCAGTTCCATCCCTTTGAGAACCGATAGATACCATGCGGCTTGTAGAGTTCATAGATGTCAACCTTTTGCTTcttgacgaggaagaaatcGGTGACCATAATGACGGCGATGGGAGCAAGCACGATGGAATAAGAAGACATGAAAGTGAGGAAGTTGGAAGCGGTAGCAAGGACCTTCCAAGGGACAAAACCCCAGACACCGATGGTGACAGCGATGAGTTGGCCACGCTGAATGTTTATGTACTTGGGAGCGAGTGAAGTCATGTCGTTGGCGGCGGAAATGGAGTTGGCAGTGATGTTGGTGGTGACGTTACAGAGAGCCCAGACGAAGGAGGCGAGGAACATGGCACAGCGACCACCGGCAGAGGTGTTCCAAAGAGCCTAATGAGAAGACAGATTTGTTAGGGACTAGTAATTTAAAAAGGAGAGGGGAGGGTACTCACAACAATGTCGTAGGGCTGATAGTAAGAGTTCTCAGAACCATAAACGTAGCTCGCGCAGGAGGCAGTGATGGAAGCGAAGAAACTCAAGCCAGCGTAAAGGATAGGGAAGACGAGAAGTTGGATGTAGGAGGCGGAGGGCTTTTTGCAGTATCGAGAGAAGTCACCGATATTGACACCTAAGTGAAAGAAATGCGTGAGTCAATTTTTCGCAAGAGGGAGTAGATaaaggggaaaagaaatgaACATACTGAGAGTAGCCCAAGTGGATTGGGCAGCGGTGACGGCATACATGAAAGCCTTAAACCTTGGGATACCACTTGCAGCCCGGTTTGCAGGGGAGCCCAAAGCTTCTCCCGCGTGAGAACCAGCCTTGACAAGAGCctaccatcatcatcagcatttgAGCCAAAACCtaggaaggggaaggaaacGTACCCAAATCATAGTACCAACAGCAACGATAACGACCAGGAATGCCTTGGCATTGAAAACCCACTTGAGTTTCGAAGGgtgaatgaagatgaaggggaaCTGAAGCAACCTATCGGTTCAGAGATCGTAAGTTACCACTTACATGGTCACAATGACTAGCCAGGAGGACTTACcagaacaaaaagaaagacaaaaaGTCAACAGAAGTAGCA
Proteins encoded in this region:
- a CDS encoding uracil transporter FurD, with amino-acid sequence MDPAPLEHRRWTSWTFFAYWISDLITPGGWATSSSFVEMGLTWWESCLAMYVGGFLVAIVITANGIIGAKIHTPFAITSRSVYGYWGSKFVVFSRMACACFWLSINSWSGGVFISLMIEAIWPQYANLKNTIPASQGATSVDFLSFFLFWLLQFPFIFIHPSKLKWVFNAKAFLVVIVAVGTMIWALVKAGSHAGEALGSPANRAASGIPRFKAFMYAVTAAQSTWATLSVNIGDFSRYCKKPSASYIQLLVFPILYAGLSFFASITASCASYVYGSENSYYQPYDIVALWNTSAGGRCAMFLASFVWALCNVTTNITANSISAANDMTSLAPKYINIQRGQLIAVTIGVWGFVPWKVLATASNFLTFMSSYSIVLAPIAVIMVTDFFLVKKQKVDIYELYKPHGIYRFSKGWNWRAYIALSAAVAPNLPGMVNAINASIDIGNIKYVYMVSNIVGNTIALTVYLVLNYVFPATESHVDAPIHDLLNPEEDYGAAYGIYQTPLKNNEKDVEADAEVKSALI